The genomic interval GCTTATCCCCCGCCCCGGCTGATTTTCTGGGAAACGACGGCTGGCTGCAACCTGGCCTGCATTCACTGCCGGCGCATCACGGTGGCCGACCAGTTGCTGCCGCAAGACCTGACGACCGCCGAGTCGTTCAGCCTGATCGACCAGATCGCCGCGTTCGCCAGGCCGATCTTCGTGCTCTCCGGCGGCGAACCGCTCTTCCGCCCCGATATCTTCGACATCGCGCGCCACGCCAGCGACGCAGGTCTGATCGTCGCGCTGGCGACCAACGGCACGCTGATCGATGCGGAGGCCGCCAGGCGCATCCAGGCCAGCGGCATCCGGCGCGTCAGCATCTCGTTCGACGGCGCCGACGCGCCGACGCACGACATCTTCCGCGGCAAGGGCGCCTACGAGCGTTCACTGGCGGGCATGCAGCACCTCGCCGCCGCCGGCGTGCCGTACCAGATCAACACCACCGTCGCGCGGCACAACATCCACCAGATGCCCGAGACGCTGGCGATGGCCAAAGACCTGCGCGCGCAGGCGCTGCACCTGTTCCTGCTGGTGCCGGTCGGCTGCGGCGTCGAGATCGCACCCGACCAGCAGATCAGCCCCGCAGAGTACGAGAATGTGCTGCACTGGATGTATGACGCCGAACTGCAGGGCGGCATCGAACTGAAGGCGACCTGCGCGCCGCACTACTTCCGCGTGACACGCCAGCGTCAGGTCGAGGCGAAGCGCGCGGGTCTCGTCATCGAAGCGCCGGACAGCCACC from Chloroflexota bacterium carries:
- a CDS encoding radical SAM protein, yielding MSVSAYPPPRLIFWETTAGCNLACIHCRRITVADQLLPQDLTTAESFSLIDQIAAFARPIFVLSGGEPLFRPDIFDIARHASDAGLIVALATNGTLIDAEAARRIQASGIRRVSISFDGADAPTHDIFRGKGAYERSLAGMQHLAAAGVPYQINTTVARHNIHQMPETLAMAKDLRAQALHLFLLVPVGCGVEIAPDQQISPAEYENVLHWMYDAELQGGIELKATCAPHYFRVTRQRQVEAKRAGLVIEAPDSHRRQAQAGGATGHPGSNGSRHAMNAMTKGCLAGSGVCFVSHRGEVFPCGYLPLEAGNIRRQPFREIWEESALFAGLRDVDQLGGKCGLCEFKKLCSGCRARAYGMTGDYLAEEPFCTYEPHTLRAAAPVGA